The Huiozyma naganishii CBS 8797 chromosome 9, complete genome nucleotide sequence GCTGTAATTCCTCCTCTTAGTTGGGTTTATAAAGTAGCCGATTGTTTCGGCGATTTCTCCATAAACCTCACTCACCTGTTAACTCACAGCAGTGCAGTAGACATTGGCGCAAAGAAGATTAGCCCTTCCATGTCAAACTCATTGACTGGACCCTTGCCCGACGATTTTCTGTATCAAGTTTGCTGGTCAGACGAAGAAAACACGGTGACACCCCTCAcaaaagttttgaattCGTTGTTTAACTCTTCTAACTATCTGACCGTGGAGGCGAAAGCAGAGATTTCCAACAGCAAACCAACCACGAGCGATGAAACTGCTTTAATTCCCAGCGATATTTTGAGCTctattttggaagatgtCTCTTACTTCCCCGTCAAACAAAACGTTACTTTTAACATGAGCAGCTTGATTGATGAATTCTTCATAGATGGCATGAGTCTACGTTGGAGCAACGGCAGAGTGTCATTAGGCGGGACACTCGTTGGGATTTTCGACCTATCCTTCTACGAGACAAATGAGGAAAGAATACATATCACCCACATAAAGGGGAATATGGAACTGTATCATAACGATAGACACTTCATCACTGTGCCTATGAAAGTTTGGAGTAATGCAACTTCCAATATAATGCATGACGAGGACAATAAAAACGCAACAATGCTAGAGTTGACTTTCGATATCGACGATGAATTTGTCCAAGTTACTAACCGCATGGAATTGACTAAGTGTTTCAACGagatatttttttcaggTGAAACCTTGATCACATTTTCCAACGATCTGGATATCGTTGTAGAAAGCTTTCTAGGAGACATAGTAGTTACAGGGCTTAAAACTGAGGGCGAGACTGTTGTCCACTGATCtcaatattcttttttttcccattttgttttgtaaTGCAGAGCCATCATTTTTGCTAGGGGTCCATAAGGTTTTATTGGATCTAACTAAGACTCACACAGCTGTTTctaaaaaaaataccatATCTATACATCTTtacacacatacatataCGTATTTATCTATTCATTATATTCCTGTTCCACTGTACGTTTTGGTATTTTAAAGTCACTTGGAATTAATTAAACTTTCACGAACCTTCACGAATAAGGTGCAGTGGTGTGGAGCAACCAAAACTTGATTGTTTGGACAGCACTATCTCGGCCATGCACAGATATATGATCCAAAGCACACTACGCCAATTTGGGGCGCATAGGTTTGCATCCACTTTGAGACCAGTCGCCAAAGAATCAGTTAAGAAGGGATACAAAACGCGGTATATTGTAGTGGGAAGTCTTGCTGTGTGTACTGTCCTTTACAATACGAATGACACCGTTCATGATTCTACAAGGCATTTGATTCTAACGATGCGGAGGGTTGGGGTGGTTTCGATAGCAACAACAAGGTGCTTTTACCACTACAAACGGATTTTGGGGAAGACGTATAAGGATAAGGAGGTGAGGAATATAGAACTGAGCCGGTGTCACAAAAAGTGTGCCCTAATTACACTACATGCGTTGCAATCCAACGGGGGCATATTTATTAAGTTGGGGCAGCACATTGGTGCGCTGACGTACTTACTACCAAGCGAATGGACACAAACTATGGTCCCCTTACAAGACCAATGTCCCGAATCAACATTGGAGGATATTCAAGAAATGATCGCTGAGGATATGGGAAGCCAGTTTGCTGAACTGTTTGAGGATGTTAACCCTAAGCCAATAGGTGTCGCGTCCTTGGCGCAGGTTTATGTTGGGAAACTGAGAGCAACTGGTCAAGAAGTGGCAATCAAGTGTCAGCACCCTTCATTGAAGGAGTTTGTCCCATTGGATGTTTTATTGACGCGAACTGTATTTGAGATGCTTGATATTGTATTCCCGGAATACCCGCTGACATGGTTGGGTGATGAATTGCAGTCTTCAATTTATGAGGAGTTAGACTTTAccaaagaagcagaaaatgCTGTGGCGACGGCAAAATATTTCGACAAGTTTACAGGCCTAACAGCATTACGAATTCCAAAGGTGATACAGGCCAATAACAGAGTACTGATTATGGAATACATCGCAGGG carries:
- the CQD2 gene encoding Cqd2p (similar to Saccharomyces cerevisiae YLR253W; ancestral locus Anc_1.383) translates to MHRYMIQSTLRQFGAHRFASTLRPVAKESVKKGYKTRYIVVGSLAVCTVLYNTNDTVHDSTRHLILTMRRVGVVSIATTRCFYHYKRILGKTYKDKEVRNIELSRCHKKCALITLHALQSNGGIFIKLGQHIGALTYLLPSEWTQTMVPLQDQCPESTLEDIQEMIAEDMGSQFAELFEDVNPKPIGVASLAQVYVGKLRATGQEVAIKCQHPSLKEFVPLDVLLTRTVFEMLDIVFPEYPLTWLGDELQSSIYEELDFTKEAENAVATAKYFDKFTGLTALRIPKVIQANNRVLIMEYIAGKRLDDLDYLKQNRISPSEVSSCLSHIFNNMIFTPNVGLHCDPHGGNLAIRSIKPTKLNKHNFEIILFDHGLYRHPTTQTRRDYAKFWLAMLDHDQEKMVLYANKFANVTEDQFPLFAAAISGRSIDVALNYDITKRRTNEEISQMTSRLLQGHFLADIMRILSRVPRIVLLILKTNDLTRYLDECLHNPLGPERTFLIMTQYCAKTVFDEDVEEIDNLYTKWSFKWCWHYLLVWSSYERRKNQLVLYDTIFWWRQKVNKFLKLI